Proteins from a single region of Salmo salar unplaced genomic scaffold, Ssal_v3.1, whole genome shotgun sequence:
- the LOC123732961 gene encoding glutamine-rich protein 2-like, whose protein sequence is MQVSPNPDKSIQVSLNPYKSIQVSLNPYKSIQVSPNPYKSIQVSPNHYKSIQVSPNRYKSIQVSLNPYKSIQVSPNPYKSIQVSPNHYKSIQVSPNRYKSIQVSLNPYKSIQKADKRALETKVSRMQFDSMTEELNTMFQELLSKITGQEQDWHKIIDKISTEMECKLDRIELDPVKKQLEDCWKSIRKQLQAQPAPKEDNAAGIRKQLVARFHCISCDRPVDMLTPGPHLVTVPSTPGLPSHKSNRPYTIYELEQVRQHCRSLRPGTNHSHFEMASSERGHDAGALREIGPSRYPDILSPLQRTSQSLPKHERIPEMADYSYLAMSRSCGGSHTVTYPNRRYTRLQHISHFIQAEEETPPVSSSPLRIQPEEVDILGLDGHIYKGRLKTRSVKTVDARLPTIFPKDVGMCKSKDKIMRSQFQKPGCTEPGCVTPVRPQSAKTQRSRSASGSFVRDRPMSSLGCLSQATLPQSSSHADTTSELLQQDLELHVDLSQLEEEPIIIL, encoded by the exons ATGCAGGTTTCACCTAACCCTGACAAGTCCATACAGGTTTCACTTAACCCTTACAAGTCCATACAGGTTTCACTTAACCCCTACAAGTCCATACAGGTTTCACCTAACCCCTACAAGTCCATACAGGTTTCACCTAACCACTACAAGTCCATACAGGTTTCACCTAACCGCTACAAGTCCATACAGGTTTCACTTAACCCCTACAAGTCCATACAGGTTTCACCTAACCCCTACAAGTCCATACAGGTTTCACCTAACCACTACAAGTCCATACAGGTTTCACCTAACCGCTACAAGTCCATACAGGTTTCACTTAACCCCTACAAGTCCATACAG AAAGCAGACAAGCGTGCCCTGGAGACCAAGGTGAGTCGCATGCAGTTTGACTCCATGACAGAGGAGCTCAACACCATGTTCCAGGAGCTGCTCAGCAAGATCACCGGCCAGGAGCAGGACTGGCACAAAATCATTGACAAAATCTCCACCGAGATGGAGTGCAAG CTGGACCGGATTGAGCTGGATCCTGTGAAGAAGCAGCTAGAGGACTGCTGGAAGAGCATCCGTAAGCAGCTGCAGGCCCAGCCTGCCCCAAAGGAGGACAACGCTGCAGGCATCAGGAA ACAGCTTGTGGCAAGGTTCCACTGCATCTCCTGCGACCGCCCAGTCGATATGCTTACCCCAGGACC GCACTTGGTCACCGTGCCCTCCACTCCTGGCCTACCCTCCCACAAGTCCAACCGACCGTACACCATCTATGAGCTTGAGCAGGTTCGCCAGCATTGTAGAAG cCTGAGGCCAGGGACCAACCACAGCCACTTTGAGATGGCCAGCTCCGAAAGGGGCCATGATGCAG GGGCTCTGAGGGAGATCGGGCCCTCCCGCTATCCAGACATCCTGAGCCCGCTGCAGAGGACCAGCCAGAGTCTGCCCAagca CGAGCGCATCCCAGAGATGGCAGACTACAGTTACCTGGCCATGTCCCGGAGCTGTGGAGGCAGCCACACCGTGACCTACCCCAACCGCCGCTACACCCGCCTGCAGCACATCAGCCACTTCATCCAGGCTGAGGAGGAGACACCGCCCGTCTCCAGCTCCCCACTGCGCATTCAG CCGGAGGAGGTGGACATCCTGGGATTGGACGGACATATCTACAAGGGCCGCCTGAAAACCAGATCGGTCAAGACTGTGGATGCCAGACTACCCACCATCTTTCCTAAAGACG TAGGCATGTGCAAGAGCAAAGACAAGATCATGCGCTCCCAGTTCCAGAAGCCTGGCTGCACAGAGCCGGGCTGTGTGACCCCTGTGCGACCCCAGAGTGCCAAGACCCAGCGCAGCCGCTCAG CCTCAGGCAGCTTTGTGCGGGACCGGCCCATGTCTTCTTTAGGCTGCCTGTCCCaggctacccttccccagagctcGTCCCATGCTGACACCACCAGCGAGCTGCTGCAGCAAGATCTGGAGCTTCACGTGGACCTGAGCCAGTTGGAAGAAGAGCCCATCATCATCCTGTAG